A stretch of DNA from Coleofasciculus chthonoplastes PCC 7420:
GGAATGTTGGGTATGTTCTTAAAGCCAAGGAGCAATCCCCGTGAAAAATAACAATTTTGCAGGATGGGAGGACTTACAAGCCAGGGCTGCTGACATCCGGCAGAAATACCTAAAAAAACCCATAGGTAAAGGTAATGTTGCGATTGCTGATGTACATCTCTCTAATAATGTAGCCTTCTGTGCTGGAGCAACTTCTAGAGCCAAAAGCCCTATTCCTATACCACCACCTAAATCACAAGGAGGACAGTTCGAGCCATCTCTCGACTCCCGTACTCGCCGCCTTATGAACACTGACGCTGAGTACAAAATCCTGTCAGCAATTGCTGAGACTCTTGAGAGGTCTTATGATCTTGAAATAGAGGGTAGCCTCTATCTCTATACTGAGTTACAGCCATGCGAAAGCTGCAACGACGTTCTGAGACAATTCAAAGACAAATTTCCCAATATAAACGTTGATGTCTTTTGGGATTATCCATATCCATAAAAATCTTAGACCTACCAAAATAAATCATGGCATTTCAATGGAGGAACTCTATATACAAACAACTCACTCTTAATCGACAGTCCTTACTACATCATCTACCTGCTTCGCTTCAAAAAGCCATGGTTACGGCGTGGAATCAGCACTATGAAGAGCTTTATGAATCAGAATCAGACGGAACCGTTCTGCTTGAAGATGCCTTAAGTAGGACTTTAAACTCATTTCAAACTAGCAATCAGACATTAATGCAGATCCGTTATGTATGGATGGCATTAACCCTAGCTGTTGTTGTCGAGCCTACTATTAAATACTATCAGCCTGATCACCCAATTCCAGAAGAAACCATCAACAAGCTAACCAACTGGCTGCTTAAAACTATCGCCGGACTGTTCTATCCCCAAGAAAATTTTAATCGAGAATTTGATAATGTATTGAATGACACATCAGTAGAAAATAATCATATTTTTCCTAACAAAAAAATATCTAGCTTTCAAGTCTTATCAGAAGCCTTAGATGTCTATATCAGTGCAATAAATGCCCTAGAACCAAGCCATTCGCTACAAGCACTATTGGACATTTTAGATGATTGTTTAGAAGGCTATGCTATTTTTCCAGGTTCTTATGGAAGGCGTGAGCTTTTTAATTGGTGGTTACTAGATATTGTCCCATCATGTTGGTATCTGCTCCCTCCTACTTCCGTATACTCATTAAACGAGCTGGCGAACGATGATAGCCATCAAACTTTAAGCCAATTAGAAGAAACAAGTTCTTTGATGTGGTCTCTGATTGAAGCAGCCATTCATAATCAGAATAGTAGGGAAGAATATTGGTTGAGTTCTCGCAACAATACGTTTAAAGAAAAAATTGATAGCCAGTTTGAACATAACCAGTTCACCTTGAGTAATATTTAATCGTGGCGTTTATTTACTGTTTATTAGGAGGAACTTATGAGTAATCAGCAAGATGTCATAGCTGAACTTTTGAATAGCGTGCGTGAGAAAGACTCTGACAATGAAGACAAAAAAAGCTACGGAGAAGAGCATCTTACTCAGCTTAGGACAGCTTGCGACAATTTCCTGAGGAAGGAAGACTTCAAGGTCGGGCAAATTGTGAAGTGGAAGAAAGACCTGAAAAATAGAAAGCTTCCGCATAAAAATCAACCAGCCATTGTAGTGAGAGTATTAGACGAACCTATAGTCAGTACAGAGGATGAGTCCAGCAGTCCTTATTTTTTAGAGAAATTAGATATTGTTCTAGGGGTTATGTCTAACGAGGGTACGTTTTTAACCTTCTATTATGACAGTAGTAGGTTCGAGTATTATTGACCTTTTTAATCACATAGCTTTTACGGCTACAATCCCAATTGATCCTTCGTGCCCCAAATGGTATACCCAACAAGAAATGACAGAAAAAAGAGTTCCTGCAAGGTTTTAATGACTACCAATCCTTATATCGGTTCTTCACTTGACAATCTCCTCGAAGAAGACGGAATACTTGACGAAGTAGAAGCAATTGCACTTAAGCGGGTTCTCGCTTGGCAAATTTCTCAGGCAATGCAAGAAAGAGGACTCACCAAAACAGAAATGGCTCAACAGATGCACACAGTTTGTAGGATGCGTTAGCGAAGCGTAACGCATCGATATCAATCAAATANNNNNNNNNNNNNNNNNNNNNNNNNNNNNNNNNNNNNNNNNNNNNNNNNNNNNNNNNNNNNNNNNNNNNNNNNNNNNNNNNNNNNNNNNNNNNNNNNNNNNNNNNNNNNNNNNNNNNNNNNNNNNNNNNNNNNNNNNNNNNNNNNNNNNNNNNNNNNNNNNNNNNNNNNNNNNNNNNNNNNNNNNNNNNNNNNNNNNNNNNNNNNNNNNNNNNNNNNNNNNNNNNNNNNNNNNNNNNNNNNNNNNNNNNNNNNNNNNNNNNNNNNNNNNNNNNNNNNNNNNNNNNNNNNNNNNNNNNNNNNNNNNNNNNNNNNNNNNNNNNNNNNNNNNNNNNNNNNNNNNNNNNNNNNNNNNNNNNNNNNNNNNNNNNNNNNNNNNNNNNNNNNNNNNNNNNNNNNNNNNNNNNNNNNNNNNNNNNNNNNNNNNNNNNNNNNNNNNNNNNNNNNNNNNNNNNNNNNNNNNNNNNNNNNNNNNNNNNNNNNNNNNNNNNNNNNNNNNNNNNNNNNNNNNNNNNNNNNNNNNNNNNNNNNNNNNNNNNNNNNNNNNNNNNNNNNNNNNNNNNNNNNNNNNNNNNNNNNNNNNNNNNNNNNNNNNNNNNNNNNNNNNNNNNNNNNNNNNNNNNNNNNNNNNNNNNNNNNNNNNNNNNNNNNNNNNNNNNNNNNNNNNNNNNNNNNNNNNNNNNNNNNNNNNNNNNNNNNNNNNNNNNNNNNNNNNNNNNNNNNNNNNNNNNNNNNNNNNNNNNNNNNNNNNNNNNNNNNNNNNNNNNNNNNNNNNNNNNNNNNNNNNNNNNNNNNNNNNNNNNNNNNNNNNNNNNNNNNNNNNNNNNNNNNNNNNNNNNNNNNNNNNNNNNNNNNNNNNNNNNNNNNNNNNNNNNNNNNNNNNNNNNNNGCGGTAGCCAAGGTCAGAGTTTTGTTGATGTTTGAGCTAAATTGAATTTCATGTCGATACTCTTATTTTGGAGAAGATTGAACTAGTAATAGTGACTTGTATTTTCTCTAGCGGAAGCTTAGTTCTTATTCTCAAGGTAACTGGCTATTCATCTTTTGTGGTAAACTTACAGTAAAGAAAACTGAATTTTGTGTAAAATTTTGATGAAAATAATAGATTTTGTTTCATTAATTGTCTCTCATTGTGCCGTATAGTGAACTGTCACATCCATGGGAGTAATTGTTTTGGGAGTCCAGCTACAATAAGAAGCAAGATTGAATTTCATGTCGATTATTTCAAGGCTTTGGGGATGAGTGACTTGAGTCCCCGGAGCTTCTTTATTGATGGAACTATTTCTGAAGCCTAACCTGATTTACGGGGATTTGTGGTGAAGCAGCCGTGAATAAAGCTGACAGTTGTGTAAAGGTTTAACAAGAATCCGTCAATGTCAGCCAAAAACCTATCTGTACGGCATTTCTAATAGTTTGTAGGATGCGTTCCAATCCGCACCCAACGCGATCGCTCCGGTAACTCTTCTCCTTTCAAAGCACAGTGGTTAATAAATACAACCGGGTCAGCCTCAAACTCCGGTTGAGTTTGTTCCTCCAACCGAAACTCATCAACCGCTACAACCTCCCAGAGGCGATCGCCCCCAGGGATACCCGCTCACTCCTAACCGGAACTCCCTCAGCCCATTCCCGACGTGCGCCCTTCACGCCCCGTGCAGTGCCACGCCATTACTCTTTCTCGTGCCAAAAATTCCTATCACAGTAATCTTGACAAATTGACTCACCTACCCATTACCCAAAAAAGCATCGCAATCACCAGGCGATACGTAATCTCTGGAGTTCATCTGCGTCATCACAGGACGGTGTTGATTAACATCACAAAAATAAAAAAGTCAAGTCACAGTCGATATTTGTAACAATTCGTTACGTTAGGAGTAACAAAACGTTACACAAGTCAGGAACCAGTTATGTATACCCGCGACGAAAGAGGAATTCTCAACAACTACGCCAGCGAACCTCAAATGTATTTCGCTGATTACCCCAGTGTGGAACAACAGCGTAACTATCTGTTACAGGGAGGAATCGCCACATTATTAGTTAGCGCATTAATGTTAACCGCATTAGCTGTCAGCTAAATACCTCAACACAACAGACAAAACTTTAACTCAAGGAGATAAACCCAATGACTATATTAATCGCACTATTTATTATCGGCTGGGTTGCAGCAGCAGTTTTAGGAACCCTCGCTTACTTCCGAGGAGAGCAAAGAAAGCCGATTCACGATCGCAACTGGCGTTCTGAATCATTTGAGCAGTTAGCCCAATCCATTACAGGGACTGAGATTGACTACACCGAGCGCACCCCAGCTTATCGGATGGATGCCTATTCCAGCGCCAATCTCCCGTCCTAGCTTCTTACTAAGTTTCGCGACGTTGTAGAGACGTGACATGGCACATCTCTAAATAACCCCAGCCATCGGATAGCTGGGGCTTGTAGCAGGTTCTTATACAAAAATTGCTACATTAGAGTAATAAAAATCTGAAAAAGAAATAAGAGAGCCACTCTCTCATGCAACTCTCTCTAAGCGTCCTAAAGGTACATCTACTACTCTCATAATCGCTTTTAGGACGCTGAGGTGTCACACCCAGTTTGAGATCAGTAACCAACTGGTAGAACTGATCCGTTATTCCTTACAGGGAGAATATTACAGGCGATCGCCACTCTTCAAAGACAAGAGAGCGATCGCCTGAATTATAAGCAAAATTTATCACTACAGTCAGGAACGCTAATCCTCATTTCCTTTACAAACCTTAACGTTATCTGTAAAGTAGTAAACATAATCATTCATTTGACTTAACAAGTCGAAAGCAATCATCCGAACCATGACAACTACATTACAACGTCGCGAATCCGCATCCTTGTGGGATCGGTTCTGCGAGTGGGTCACCTCCACCGAAAACCGCCTCTATGTAGGCTGGTTTGGTGTACTGATGATCCCCACTCTCTTAACCGCCACCACCTGCTTCATCATCGCCTTCATCGCCGCTCCCCCCGTGGACATCGATGGAATCCGCGAGCCTGTTGCTGGAAGCTTACTGTACGGTAACAACATCATCTCTGGTGCTGTTGTTCCTTCCTCCAACGCCATCGGCTTGCACTTCTATCCCATCTGGGAAGCTGCTTCCTTAGATGAGTGGCTTTACAACGGTGGTCCTTACCAGTTGGTAGCTTTCCACTTCCTCATTGGCGTCTTCGCCTACATGGGTCGTGAGTGGGAACTCTCCTACCGCTTAGGTATGCGTCCTTGGATCTGCGTAGCTTACAGCGCACCTGTAGCAGCAGCCACCGCCGTGTTCCTCATCTACCCCATCGGTCAAGGTTCATTCTCCGATGGAATGCCTCTGGGCATCTCTGGAACCTTCAACTTCATGTTCGTGTTCCAAGCTGAGCACAACATCCTGATGCACCCCTTCCACATGCTCGGTGTGGCTGGCGTATTCGGCGGTGCCTTGTTCAGCGCCATGCACGGTTCCTTGGTCACCAGCTCTCTGGTACGTGAAACCACCGAAGTTGAATCCCAGAACTACGGCTACAAGTTCGGTCAAGAAGAAGAAACCTACAACATCGTTGCCGCTCACGGCTACTTTGGTCGGTTAATCTTCCAATATGCTTCCTTCAACAACAGCCGTTCTCTGCACTTCTTCTTAGGTGCATGGCCCGTGGTTGGTATCTGGTTCACAGCACTGGGTATCAGCACCATGGCTTTCAACCTCAACGGATTCAACTTTAACCAGTCAATCCTGGATTCCCAAGGTCGTGTAGTCAACACCTGGGCAGACGTACTCAACCGCGCCAACTTAGGTTTTGAAGTTATGCACGAGCGCAACGCTCACAACTTCCCCTTAGACTTGGCGGCTGGTGAAACCACCCCGGTCGCATTGACTGCTCCTAGCATCAACGGCTAATCATTAAAAGAAAGCAGGCGGCGCGACGAGCAAGTAAATAGATGCGATTATCGCGTCACCTCAACTGAATAAAATTCAAAAAGCGCTCTCCCATAATGGGGGGGCGCTTTTTGGTGTTTATGATAGAAAAATGAAGCCCACATTTCGCTTTTTTTTAAAACATCAGCGATAATGTGGGCTTTCAGGGTTTTACAGAGTGCATCTGCCGTGGCTGGCAGGGTGCATCTGCCTAACAAGAGTGTGAAGTCAAACGCGGCGAATTGGGTATAGTTGTGATGAAATCTGATAGTCTGAATGTAAAAAGTCAGTAAAACGTCAGCTCCCCCCCGCAAGACCTCACGTCTTACCCTTCGGGTAGAGTAACTGTAACTAAATTCTTACGGAAACCCTGATGAGCGTAACATCTTGTGGAAAGAGTAATTCTGAAAAAATTTTGTCGAGTCCTTTTAACTCAGTAATGGACGGTTCCCTTTCAACATCGATTAATGATTCCTGGCTGTCTCAATCCCAAGATGATTTAATCTTTATGCTACTACAAGATAAGCGATCTCCCCATACACGGGCGGCTTATGGAAAAGACTTGAGAAACTTCTTTTTTGTAGTAGCTAATACCCCCGAACCAACACCACAGATTGTCATTGAGTTTTTATCCTTGGATAGGTTTGCGGCTGTGTCTTTGGTGCTTAAATATAAGGCTTTTCTGTTAGAGCAGGGGTTGATGCCAGCAACCGTCAATAGGCGATTGGCGGCGATTAAGTCTTTGGTTAAGTTTGCCCGGAAGATAGGACGCTGTAACTATAGCCTGGAAGATATTGAGGGGGAAAGAAATCGAGCCTATCGGGATACTACGGGCATTGATATCAAAGCGTTTAAGCGGGTTTTGATGGAGTGCGATCGCTCGACCAAAAAAGGATTGAGAGATTATGCTATCCTACACCTGCTCTGGTCTAATGCGCTAAGGCGTAGTGAGGTAGTGAGTCTTGATGTTAAGGACTTTGAGCCAAATAATAAGACGCTGACTATCCTGGGTAAAGGTCAAGCCTCACGACAGGTTATTAGTATCTCAGAAGCGACGACACAAGCAATCCTGGCTTGGTTAAATGAGAGAAATTGCGTTGACCCTAAGGCGCCTTTATTTGTGGCAGTGAGTTATAACAAACGCGGCAACCGCCTAACGGGTGAGGCACTGCGGCAATTGGTTTGTCTTTATTGCAAAAAAGCAGGGATAAGTAAACAGATGAGTCCTCACCGCATCCGACATTCCAGTATTACCCATGCTTTAGATGTTACGGGGGATGTCCGCAAAGTCCAGGGGTTGAGTCGCCATGTCAAGCTGGAAACTCTGATGATTTATGACGATAATCGCCAGAATTTGCAGGGGGAGGTATCTGAGCTTTTGTCCGATGCTTTGGAATGACCGAAACTCTCGCGAACATGATGAACTACCCAGACCTCAACGAAGTAGGTCTGGGTAGTTCATTATCTTAGCCTAAAAAGTCGTCCTTCCAGGACGAGGCTTGAGACCCAAATTTCCGGTCAATCCAACTCCGGATTGACCTGTAGAAGTTCTGTATCAAGTAGTTGAAGTCCTCTCTCGGCGTCAACTACCGCATACTAACCCTTCGGGTACAGTGTGGGCTGAGAATTTAGCCTAGGGACATTGCGAAAAACGGGGTGGCATTTCATAACGCGGCATTTTATCACAAGACTCAAGACTCCAACTAATGAAACGCTTTCTTCGTAAGGCACCCTACCATCTACCTTTGAGTAATCGAAATTCACACCGACACAATCGTCGCTTTACTCAACCCAAATTCCTTCGACAACAATAAACCGCTTCCAGCGAAAATATCTAATCTACTGTTATTACTCGGCTTCACGTTTCCCCTTGCCTTGACCACCACTTGGCTCAGGCTCAGAGTAATGCCCCAGCTTCCCCTGCCATCACCCCCTCGACTGAGACGTATCGGGAAGGCGCGGTTGATGAGAAGAAAGAACGCTCCAGCCAAGAGTTTGATCTACCATCACCGCCCCCTAAAGCGCCACAGGTTAAGGCAGCGCCCCAAGGTGACCCCTATGTCTTAGAATTCAACCGTAGCCCAGTCGTCGGCTCTCGCTTCAGCTTGCGGGGTATCTATGACGAAGCACGGCTAGGATTTACCCGTCCCCGCCAATGGAAGCTCAAATCTGTCAAAGCTCTGATTCGCTATCGCCATTCCCCGGCTCTCTATGCGACTCGCTCTAATCTGACTGTGATGATTAATGGGGCGAGTATCGGCAGTATTCCACTCAGCCAAGAGGAGGGCGAAATTGGCAATGCGGTATTTGATGTGCCGCTATCACAACTCCAGAACTATAACCAAATTACCATTGCTGCCCTACAAAATAATTCTCCCACTTGTACCCAAGACCCCTACGACCCTTCCCTGTGGACAGAGATTCTACCCGATTCTAAAATCACCTTTGACTACGAACCCCAACCGATTGCCCTAGACTTTAATCGCTATCCCTACCCCATCTTTGACGAACTCAGTTTAGAACCCAATCAGATTACTTACCTTTTACCGTCTAAAGTAGACCAGGCGTGGCTTACGGCAACCAGTCGCTTCCAAGCGTCTTTAGGTCGGATTGCTGATTACCGCCGCCTGAATACTCGCCTGGTGAAAACGGTTGACGATGTAAAGTTAACTGAGCAGTTAGTCGTTATTGGTACTCCAGAACAGCAAAGCGCCTTGAAGTCCCTGGCGTTGCCCATGCCAATCAAGGATAATCAAATTCTGGATGAAAAGGAGAAAGCGTTACCGCCTGATGTTGGGGTATTGATGCTGACAACTACCCCA
This window harbors:
- a CDS encoding deaminase domain-containing protein, with product MKNNNFAGWEDLQARAADIRQKYLKKPIGKGNVAIADVHLSNNVAFCAGATSRAKSPIPIPPPKSQGGQFEPSLDSRTRRLMNTDAEYKILSAIAETLERSYDLEIEGSLYLYTELQPCESCNDVLRQFKDKFPNINVDVFWDYPYP
- a CDS encoding XRE family transcriptional regulator: MTTNPYIGSSLDNLLEEDGILDEVEAIALKRVLAWQISQAMQERGLTKTEMAQQMHTVCRMR
- the psb34 gene encoding photosystem II assembly protein Psb34, with amino-acid sequence MYTRDERGILNNYASEPQMYFADYPSVEQQRNYLLQGGIATLLVSALMLTALAVS
- a CDS encoding photosystem II protein, Psb35-related, which gives rise to MTILIALFIIGWVAAAVLGTLAYFRGEQRKPIHDRNWRSESFEQLAQSITGTEIDYTERTPAYRMDAYSSANLPS
- the psbA gene encoding photosystem II q(b) protein, with product MTTTLQRRESASLWDRFCEWVTSTENRLYVGWFGVLMIPTLLTATTCFIIAFIAAPPVDIDGIREPVAGSLLYGNNIISGAVVPSSNAIGLHFYPIWEAASLDEWLYNGGPYQLVAFHFLIGVFAYMGREWELSYRLGMRPWICVAYSAPVAAATAVFLIYPIGQGSFSDGMPLGISGTFNFMFVFQAEHNILMHPFHMLGVAGVFGGALFSAMHGSLVTSSLVRETTEVESQNYGYKFGQEEETYNIVAAHGYFGRLIFQYASFNNSRSLHFFLGAWPVVGIWFTALGISTMAFNLNGFNFNQSILDSQGRVVNTWADVLNRANLGFEVMHERNAHNFPLDLAAGETTPVALTAPSING
- a CDS encoding tyrosine-type recombinase/integrase, encoding MSVTSCGKSNSEKILSSPFNSVMDGSLSTSINDSWLSQSQDDLIFMLLQDKRSPHTRAAYGKDLRNFFFVVANTPEPTPQIVIEFLSLDRFAAVSLVLKYKAFLLEQGLMPATVNRRLAAIKSLVKFARKIGRCNYSLEDIEGERNRAYRDTTGIDIKAFKRVLMECDRSTKKGLRDYAILHLLWSNALRRSEVVSLDVKDFEPNNKTLTILGKGQASRQVISISEATTQAILAWLNERNCVDPKAPLFVAVSYNKRGNRLTGEALRQLVCLYCKKAGISKQMSPHRIRHSSITHALDVTGDVRKVQGLSRHVKLETLMIYDDNRQNLQGEVSELLSDALE